One stretch of Streptomyces peucetius DNA includes these proteins:
- a CDS encoding ABC transporter substrate-binding protein — protein sequence MTKTSRIAGAVLAVVTLTGSLAGCGGESLEQEKDSGASEGGSGKKGTLVVGAATFTESKVLAELYAQLLGDAGYKTSITTVKNRELYEPSLEKGEIDVVPEYAATLAEFLNAKVNGPKAPEEKPVASGDVAATVKALTGLAEPRGLKVLPAGEAVDQNAFAVSEEFAEKNKLKTLSDLGGSKLRVKIAAGDECEVRPFCAPGLKKTYGIDVAGIDPKGVGTPQAKQSVKDGENEMVLTYTTDGTLAGYGLVVLEDDKKLQNADNVLPVVNAKDAGSQEIADVLAKLTKALTTEDLAEMNRKVDGERAKPKDVAKAYLESEGLLRK from the coding sequence ATGACCAAGACCTCGCGCATCGCGGGTGCGGTGCTCGCCGTGGTGACCCTGACGGGTTCCCTCGCCGGGTGCGGCGGCGAATCCCTCGAGCAGGAGAAGGACAGCGGCGCGTCGGAGGGCGGGTCCGGCAAGAAGGGCACGCTCGTCGTCGGTGCCGCCACGTTCACGGAGTCCAAGGTGCTCGCCGAGCTGTACGCGCAGCTGCTGGGCGACGCCGGATACAAGACCTCGATCACCACGGTGAAGAACCGTGAGCTGTACGAACCGTCCCTGGAGAAGGGCGAGATCGACGTCGTACCGGAATACGCGGCGACGCTCGCCGAATTCCTCAACGCCAAGGTGAACGGGCCGAAGGCCCCCGAGGAGAAGCCCGTCGCGTCGGGTGATGTCGCCGCGACGGTGAAGGCGCTCACCGGGCTCGCGGAGCCCCGCGGACTGAAGGTGCTGCCCGCCGGGGAGGCCGTCGATCAGAACGCCTTCGCCGTCTCGGAGGAATTCGCGGAGAAGAACAAGCTCAAGACCCTTTCGGATCTTGGTGGTTCGAAGCTGAGGGTGAAGATCGCGGCCGGTGACGAGTGCGAGGTGCGGCCCTTCTGCGCACCGGGTCTGAAGAAGACCTACGGCATCGACGTGGCGGGCATCGACCCCAAGGGTGTCGGCACTCCGCAGGCCAAGCAGTCCGTCAAGGACGGTGAGAACGAGATGGTCCTCACCTACACCACCGACGGCACGCTCGCGGGCTACGGACTGGTGGTCCTGGAGGACGACAAGAAGCTGCAGAACGCGGACAACGTCCTTCCGGTCGTCAATGCGAAGGACGCCGGCAGTCAGGAGATCGCCGATGTCCTCGCGAAGCTCACCAAGGCGCTGACCACGGAGGATCTCGCCGAGATGAACCGCAAGGTGGACGGGGAACGCGCCAAGCCCAAGGACGTCGCGAAGGCATATCTGGAGTCGGAAGGGCTTCTGAGGAAGTAA
- a CDS encoding ABC transporter permease has translation MSTGWESAERAAQSCLAANEWICGEYLRTRSEELTDATLQHVWITVVSVLIGLAVAFPLALLARAGPRFAGPVLGLTTLLYTIPSLAMFSLLLPFFGLSAALVVTGLVLYSLTILVRNIMAGLDAVPAETREAARGMGYGPARMLWEVELPLALPALMAGTRIATVSTVALTTVGALVGKGGLGNLIDDGVQTTFKAQVLTASVLCVLLAAVADLLLLAAQRLLTPWTRIRAAEAKP, from the coding sequence ATGAGTACGGGGTGGGAGAGCGCGGAGCGGGCGGCGCAGAGCTGTCTCGCGGCGAACGAATGGATCTGCGGCGAGTATCTGCGCACGCGCAGCGAGGAGTTGACCGACGCGACCCTCCAGCATGTGTGGATCACCGTCGTATCGGTGCTGATCGGGCTGGCGGTCGCCTTCCCGCTGGCCCTGCTGGCCCGTGCCGGGCCGCGGTTCGCCGGTCCCGTGCTGGGGCTCACCACTCTGCTCTACACGATCCCGTCGCTGGCCATGTTCTCGCTGCTGCTGCCGTTCTTCGGGCTGTCGGCGGCGCTGGTGGTCACCGGGCTGGTGCTCTACTCCCTCACCATCCTCGTGCGGAACATCATGGCCGGCCTCGACGCGGTACCGGCCGAGACGCGTGAGGCGGCCCGCGGCATGGGCTACGGCCCCGCGAGGATGCTGTGGGAGGTGGAGCTCCCGCTCGCGCTGCCCGCCTTGATGGCGGGCACTCGGATCGCGACCGTGTCGACGGTCGCGCTGACGACGGTGGGCGCGCTCGTCGGCAAGGGCGGCCTCGGCAATCTCATCGACGACGGCGTGCAGACCACGTTCAAGGCCCAGGTGCTGACGGCCTCCGTGCTGTGCGTCCTGCTGGCGGCCGTCGCCGATCTGCTGCTCCTCGCCGCCCAGCGGCTGCTCACCCCCTGGACCCGGATACGCGCGGCGGAGGCGAAGCCCTGA
- a CDS encoding ABC transporter ATP-binding protein: MIRFEHVTKRYPDGTTAVDDLSFEVAEGELVTLVGPSGCGKTTTMKMVNRLIEPTGGRILVDGRDIAESDPVELRRRIGYVIQQVGLFPHKTVLENTATVPHLLGVKRAKARARAAELLDLVGLDPSVYGDRYPEQLSGGQRQRVGVARALAADPPVLLMDEPFGAVDPVVREHLQNEFLKLQSQVRKTVLFVTHDIEEAVRLGDRIAVYGQGRIEQFDAPAAVLGAPATPYVADFVGADRGLKRLSVTPIEPADLEQPPVVHLDDPLPRDLGARWAVVLDGDDNLHGWISAEHARQHGSVRDHARRMEAWLPVGASLKQAFSTMLQHDAGWIAVIDKEERGRFLGVLTPARLHEALRRSIDADAQDIARAEVALETIATVPPAAGDKRPGVRKHGDRQPGATPSPGVENPGVERPGVTKG, translated from the coding sequence ATGATCCGATTCGAGCACGTCACCAAGAGGTACCCCGACGGCACCACGGCCGTGGACGACCTCTCCTTCGAGGTCGCGGAGGGTGAACTGGTCACGCTCGTCGGACCGTCCGGCTGCGGCAAGACCACCACCATGAAGATGGTCAACCGGCTCATCGAACCGACCGGCGGCCGGATACTCGTCGACGGCCGGGACATCGCGGAGAGCGACCCGGTCGAGTTGCGCCGTCGCATCGGCTACGTGATCCAGCAGGTCGGCCTCTTCCCGCACAAGACGGTCCTGGAGAACACCGCGACCGTCCCCCACCTCCTCGGCGTCAAAAGGGCCAAGGCCCGTGCCCGCGCCGCCGAACTGCTCGACCTGGTCGGCCTCGACCCGTCCGTGTACGGCGACCGCTACCCCGAGCAGCTCTCCGGCGGCCAGCGCCAGCGTGTCGGCGTGGCCCGGGCGCTCGCGGCCGACCCTCCGGTGCTGCTGATGGACGAGCCGTTCGGCGCGGTCGACCCGGTCGTGCGCGAGCATCTGCAGAACGAGTTCCTGAAGCTCCAGTCGCAGGTACGCAAGACGGTCCTGTTCGTCACCCACGACATCGAGGAGGCCGTTCGCCTCGGGGACCGTATAGCCGTCTACGGGCAGGGCAGGATCGAGCAGTTCGACGCCCCCGCCGCCGTCCTCGGCGCCCCGGCCACTCCCTACGTGGCCGACTTCGTCGGTGCCGACCGCGGACTCAAGCGGCTGTCCGTGACCCCCATCGAACCGGCCGACCTGGAGCAGCCGCCGGTCGTCCACCTCGACGACCCGCTCCCCCGCGACCTCGGAGCCCGCTGGGCCGTCGTCCTGGACGGCGACGACAACCTGCACGGCTGGATCTCCGCCGAGCACGCCCGGCAGCACGGCTCCGTGCGCGACCACGCCCGCCGGATGGAGGCCTGGCTGCCGGTCGGCGCCTCGCTCAAGCAGGCATTCTCCACGATGCTCCAGCACGACGCGGGCTGGATCGCGGTGATCGACAAGGAGGAACGGGGCCGGTTCCTCGGCGTCCTCACCCCGGCCCGGCTGCACGAAGCGCTGCGCCGCTCGATCGACGCCGACGCGCAGGACATCGCCCGGGCCGAGGTCGCCCTGGAGACCATCGCGACGGTCCCGCCCGCGGCCGGCGACAAGAGGCCCGGCGTCAGGAAGCACGGAGACAGGCAGCCCGGCGCCACGCCGTCCCCCGGCGTCGAGAACCCCGGCGTCGAGAGGCCCGGCGTCACGAAGGGCTGA
- a CDS encoding ABC transporter permease, with amino-acid sequence MDAVTGAWTWLTTGANWSGESGAWHRLVEHLYVSGAALVLACAIALPVALWLGHMGRGGALAVNISNAGRAVPVFAVLALFMLTPLRSAGYVPTIIALVLFAVPPLLTNAYVGMREVDRAVVEAARGMGMSGGQVFLRVELPLAYPLLMTGLRSAAVQVVATATIASMVGQGGLGRIITAGFNTYDTPQVVAGALLAALLALLVEGVLVAADRLLSPLRKSVPSSG; translated from the coding sequence ATGGACGCGGTCACGGGTGCGTGGACCTGGCTCACCACCGGCGCCAACTGGTCGGGCGAGTCGGGCGCCTGGCACCGGCTCGTCGAGCATCTGTACGTCAGCGGGGCCGCGCTCGTCCTGGCCTGTGCGATCGCGCTGCCGGTCGCCCTGTGGCTCGGGCACATGGGCAGGGGCGGCGCCCTCGCGGTCAACATCTCCAACGCCGGCCGGGCCGTTCCCGTCTTCGCCGTCCTCGCCCTGTTCATGCTCACGCCGCTGCGCAGCGCCGGATATGTGCCGACGATCATCGCGCTGGTGCTGTTCGCGGTGCCGCCGCTGCTGACCAACGCGTACGTGGGCATGCGCGAGGTGGACCGGGCCGTGGTGGAGGCCGCCAGGGGCATGGGCATGTCGGGCGGCCAGGTCTTCCTGCGGGTCGAGCTGCCCCTCGCGTACCCGCTGCTGATGACCGGCCTGCGGTCCGCCGCCGTCCAGGTGGTGGCGACGGCCACGATCGCCTCGATGGTCGGACAGGGCGGCCTCGGCCGCATCATCACCGCCGGGTTCAACACCTACGACACACCGCAGGTGGTCGCGGGAGCCCTGCTCGCGGCGCTGCTGGCCCTGCTGGTGGAAGGGGTGCTGGTGGCCGCCGACCGGCTGCTGAGCCCCCTGCGCAAGTCCGTGCCGTCGTCCGGCTGA